gattatttttttttttcacagtcttTGGGTATTAATAAATGAACAACATCTAAAAGCCCAGCTAGGTTCCATTTTGTGATTAAAGCTAATAGGTACAAACTGGATCAAAGCCATGGAGACCATCAGAAATAAACTCCTGGACAGAAGCTATAAGGGCCAGCTGGAGTGGTATTCGTGGGCCCAATAATTGAAGAGCCAGCAGACAAAAAATGAAGTTGTATCATCAGACACCTAATATTAAACATTGCCCCAGGTAACACCATGCTATACTGACACCTGAACTGGAATCCACAACCCTCTGTCCCCCCTTAACCTCTCTTAATCTTATATATAGTTATGACTAAACTGTTGACTGCATAAACAAACATATTAGACTGATAAAAATTATTGCTAATTTTAGCAACTAAAGTGATACTGGATAAGAATGCTGATTttgaacaggtataggatcccttatccggaaaccccattatccagaaagctccgcattacggaaagcccgtctcccatagactccattttaatcaaataatacagaattttaaaactgatttcctttttctctgtagtaataaaacagtaccttgtaactgatcccaaggtatactgtaaataatccttattgcatgcaaaacaatcctattgggttaaattaatgttttattgtttttttagtagacttaaggtatgaagatccaaattacagaaagaccccctccttatccggaatgccctttgtcccaagcattctggataatgggtcctatacctgtagtcaaAATGTTTATATACTACTATATCACAACATCCAAATGCTCATTATGTTTTTTGATCTCatgttaaaaccaataaaaacctctaattataaaaaagcaaacactggtttttttattattaggttattatatttattattatattggttATCCTATAGCACAGCCAATAATTTATGACCAACGCATATATACTCAATATTTAAGCCAGTCCAGGCCAAGAAAACATTTGAACCCTTGAGACTGAACATAGATTTCTGTTTAAGTGATTGAAAACTATTTGGGGCCACTTTCTGACTAAATTGTTAGAAATAATAATTCTGCTGCATATGAAACAAATGTTTGGCACGTTATGAAATGCGGGATATATaatagggtaaaatgcaagctaatAATTTTCAGAATTTTTGTAAAAATTGCTTCATTTGGGGGATCTTCTGAGGGGAAGGGGACTGGGGTACCGAGGCAATCTGTCCAGTGACGCCAATTTTTATAAAGGTGAGCATTTTCCCTCTTTTATCCAGTATAGTCCGTTCTAGGGCTGCAGTTTCGTCCATGGCCTTTTTCCATTCTTGTGATTTCAGGGGTAACCAGTCCTAAGCTCAACCATTTCTTTTAAATGAAATCTACCTaaatgctagttgatccagagaaaggaaaatatattctgaagcctctccaatttgccacagaggggtaAAAATAATTTCTGACTAGACAATgtcaatcagaccagtccctggattaacttgtacgAAGAGCTATTTTCATTAACAAAGTATtttcttacttgctaaaaagccatccatccccttcttgaagctatctactGTATCTTCCAGTACGAtcgattcagggagagaattccacaacaggtatggaatccgttatccggaaacctgctatccagaaagttccaaattacggaaaggccatctcacattgactccattataagcaaacaattctaatttttaagaatgatttcctttttctctgtaataataaaggttacttgtacttaattccaactaagataaaataaatccttattgggagcaaaacaagcctattgggtttatttcatgtttaactaatcttttagtagacttaagatatggagatcccaGGACCCAAGCAAAAAGATAAGTTATATGTgatatgtctttcatttcccagtaCTGGGATGTTTTCTAAACAAAAATTTGTAATGAAGCAGAATTTAGctgtatgaaattaaatcaaatgtgaaaaactggctgtgcaaaaatgtgggtacccttgtaattttgctaatttgaatgcatgtaactgctcaatactgattactggtaACACCAAATTGGCTGGATTGgcttgttaagccttgaacttcataggcaggtgtgtccaatcatcaGAAAAAGTATTTAAGGTGGCCAGTTGCAAGTTATGCCTCTGTTTGACTTTCCActgaagagtgacagcatgggatTCTCAAAGCATCTCTCAAAAGATcggaaaacaaagattgttcagtatcatggttaaggggaaggctacaaaaagctatctcaaAGGTTTAATCTGTCAGTAttaactgtaaggaatgtaatcaggaaatggaagacCACAGGCACATATTCTGAAAAACCCAGGTCAAGAAAAAtccaggccaagaaaaatacagaagCGCAATATGCAGAGGATTGTGAGAATGCATACAGACAACCcgaagatcacctccaaagacctgcaagaacatcttgctgcagatggtgtatctctACATTGTTCTACAATTCagcgcaatttgcacaaagaacatctctatagcagggtgatgagaaagaagccctttctgcactcatgCCAGTGTCGctttagacaagccacagtcatttagGAACAAAGTgcttggactgatgagacaaaaaaaagttatttggtcATAAAAAAAAAGCGCTTTGCATGGCAGAAGAAGAACACCACATTCCAAGGataacacctgctacctactgtcaaatttggtggaggttccatcatgctgtggggctgtgtggcttgttgAGGGACTGGGGGTCCTTGTTAAAGTAGAGGGTTGGgattaattcaacccaatatcaacaaattcttcaggataatgttcaagcatccgtcacaaagttgaagttatgcaggggttggatattccaacacaGTTCTAAATCTGCAAAGGCAATGATGttagagggagaagtacaatattctagAATGGCCGTTACAGTCACCAGACTTGAATATTATCGAAAATCTATGGGAttatttgaagcaggctgtctaTGCtcagcagccatcaaatttaactggaGAGAGTTTGTGTAAACGAATGGTCAAAAATgccgccatccagaatccagtCAAAGGCTATTAGGAggcgtctagaggctgttacatttgcaaaaggaggctcaactaagtattgatgtaatatttctgttggggtgcccacatttatgcacctaattttgttatgatgcatattgcatattttctgttaatccaataaactttatgtcactgctgaaatactactgtttccataaggcaggttatatattaaaagtaacTTGCTACTTTGATAGCTCAgtcaatgataaacaaaactccaaagaattaagaggggtttcCCAAACTTTTTCCTATGACACGTGTGTGTTTGCACAGAGACTGATCATTATTCACATAAGTACCTAgccaagagagcttacaatctaaggaccttATCACATTCAAACAACACATACACACCCACTAGCATTAGCGTTATTAGGAGTTAGCTAAACTGCCTGAATTTTTGGACTGTGGCAGGAAACTGAAGCAAACCCATGCAACACAACCATAACTAAGAATCAAACTGAAAGATGCAAGGTAGATCTCCTGTATTTGACAGTCTTGTGTTTTATGTTTTGTACCAATTTACAAATCAGTAATTGTTTCTTTTTGAGATCTGGTTAGAAATACTTTAAAAATGTCATACTTCTATATGAATAGGCATTTTCACCAATGGCACatcatagaaatatattttaaccAATATCTGTTTAAAGAGACATGGTGCTGCTATTCTTTCCATTTTCACACtcatcaaatggaaaaaaaacatcttattgtAAATGAAGCCAAAAAGTCAGAAAGAGTCAATTTCATTAGTCCATAGCAACTGGCACTTCAGCATCTCGTGATTTGGAGTTGGCTAGCTCTCGACGAATTTCATTGGATATCTGTGGGTGTGTATGTATCCGCAATAGGTCTAACAAAGCCTCTTTCTGCTCTGAAGACATATCATCTTTGTAACGTTGGCAGAGTGTAAGAAGACTCTGGTGCCAAAGCACTGGGAGGGTTCGCTTGTCTGAACGAAATGCCAGGAAGTGAAAGACAAGTGCATCCAAAACACGAAAGGGAAGGGCATATTTCTTATCAATTAACAGTCGTAGAAAAATACTGTTGGCCCCATTATATTCCATCTCTGCAATCTTCAGCATGGCAGCACTttgaaaaaatcaataaaaatgtggTTAACAAAAGGGCTTGTTAAAAGGAGCATATTTTGTGCCTTAAAAATCCATCAGAAAAGGCGGCAATACATATAAGCTTGACATTAAACAGTAGCCATGGCACCAGATTAAGCTGGCAAATGACAAAGTTCCCAAACTGTGAAACCAGTTTTTAGGTGAAAGCACTGGCCAAAAACCAGACTACAAagatatttttattaacattattatcatATGCAACTCATTAAACTAGAGGGGATGAAACTGCAGCTATTGGTTACCTTCTGTACTACAGTAACATGCAACACTGACTGCCAAAATATATCCATCTTTAATGCTCTCCTTTTCCTTCCTGTGAACTTTCACACATCTGAAATAAGCTTCCCTGGCTTGTCCTTAAAGAGAACCAATGCCTCACATAAAAGTTAGCTTTTCTAGACATCCCTCACCCCTCCCCTAAACATGACTAGTTTttcttaccaaaaaaaaaaaaaaaaaaaagcataggaGTAGCTCAGGGAAGTTGAACTGCAGCATACATAAATAAATCCTATAAGCAATTTTCAACACTGAACATGCACAGTTGGAGCTGATCAGGACTTAGCTTTAGCTGAGCATGCTCTGTGGCTGCAATCATTTTAAAGAGAACATTCACTGAGGAAGAAGCTTCAGTTTGAAACCAAAGGAACTCAAAGGAATGAATTTCAAACCTTTAGTTAGATCATGTTGTTGTTACTGTGTAGGGAGCGGACAGCATGTCAAGTTGCCCAAATATTAATTGCCATCTACTATAGTTTCTACAAGAATTTTCTTCACAGAAGAATTTTAGTTATAGATAATTAGCAATTATATTAAAAGCTTCAACAATATAGAAAGGTTCTATGTTGTTttcaataatatatttttatattcaaaaCTTATCTACCTGGAGTGCAAGACAGGTATTGAGCACTTGGTGATGATGCTCCCAATAATTACAGCCTCCCGCAATGTGCACGTCCCAGATTCACAAAGTGGAATTAAGATACCTAGATAAAAGGATAAAGATGTCATCCATGACTGTTtcctttaatttattatttatttcacagATATGGTTTCTCACCTTTAAACCAGGCACCTGGTTTAAAAAGAGCCTTTTTAAGAGCCATGTATAGATGAAAATTGAGGCGTTTGTATTCCGCTATATCATCTCGTACACGGGGGAGCAGGACCAGATTATAATAGCGCTGAGCCATACGTTCTGACAGATTAGAGGAGAAAatccttaagaaaaaaaaagaaaacaaaggaaaaatgCATGAATACATATGCACTGCAGTTAAAaatcaaaaactgtttttttaggGACTTGTAAGAgggacttaaaggaaaagtaacgctaaaaatttttaactaaaaaatctattctaccctcccccaataattgccctatcctgaaaactatttgttatttataaagtatcaggggaaagtatcaggggatatggccatgcaagagaaagtatcgggtgaagtttaactatgcggcgatcaactgatcgagtctagcctgactccttcctatacagaaggaactcgatcagtcgatcgccgcatagttaaacttcacccgatactttctcctgcatggccatatcccctgatactttccccggcatcgccatatcgcctttgttgaaatgaccggaagccaagttttttacaggtattttcttctaaagcattataaataacaaatagttttcaggatagggcaaatattgggggagggtagaatagattttttagttaatattttttagcgttacttttcctttaataatatagTGTCATGGGCACAGTGTGACCTTGTTGAtgtacttttaaaaatatttttaaaaatagcaaCACACCACAAGTAGCTCTCTTCATTCCCAACTTCTGCCAGGTGATGCGGGGTAagttgcaaataaaaatgaagtcCCAAATAAATGCATAATGAAATACTAGAATTCTTAACCAGAAGGGCAATACAGTCCAAACCAGGGATGGCATAGTTGGACAGCTTAAAAATACTGCAGTATATGGATAGGTAGGCATTTTGTTAGTAGCTTTTGCAAATTATGTCTtaattttctttaatatattgatTCTGGTGAGTAAAAAGGATGTTTTTTTCCTGTCTGAGGCACTGCCTCAGGTTATTTTCTGGTTATTTTGGTTCcctccacaacaaaaaaaaatatatacaagcaAGTTAAATGGCTCCTGATATTATTGCCCATAATGTGTGTGAAAGTACattaggaaccttagattgtaaactataAGGGCGGGACTGAAGTGAATGTTCTCTGTAAGGGCTTTTACCCTGCATTCAGTGGGTGGATACAGCGTGCAGTGGATTTCTCCTGAGTTCCACCTCAGGGTGGAACTCTCAATGTGTAAAAGCCCTAAAGAACTGTGTAAATGCCAGCACAataattattagggatgcaccgaatcccggcgtttttttaaggattcgttTTCGGACAGATCtgcgaatcctaattagcatatgctaattagaatttggaaagggttaaatgtttaacccttccgatcctaatcagcatatgccaATAAGagttcggaggttcggccgaacccaaaaaagtgggttcagtgcatccctaataattataatgaaaataatagTTATATCACCAAAATGATCATTTGTGCTTCTTTACATAATGCTGCTCCAAATTATTTCAAAGACAAACCATGGATCTTTTTAGTCTCTGTAACTGATATAAGTCCCACCTGGTAGCCTGGTACATAGCTGCAGCTGTCCAAGTTTCAGGCTCTGTAATGTACAGAATCTGCTCCCAATTTGAGAGAGCAGGAACTATTTTAAAAGCTTTTGGCAGCTTTCCACTACGATAAGAAGACAGGACCTAAAAGGTGAAGTCACAGAGAGTATTAGCAAAAACATGTTCCTCAGACAACATAAATAGGtaattaataacattagcatttaaaaaaaattagcatttaTGTACAGCTTAGTCAACACAAGAAAAAACTTTAGCACATGTGGTGTATTAACAGTTCCTGGGCTGTTCTGAGTATATGATTCGATTGTTCAACAAATGGGTTCATCCAATGACCCTTGATAGGTGGTCACTAGTTAGCTGAATATTATATTTTAAGCATTATAACATTTGTGAATAATTCTAAACACAAACAATGGCCAGAGAATGTAATAATTTTCAACTTGCTGAACATGCTTTAGTTAAAGCCTCCAGGGCCAAACAAACACTCCATTTACCTgtgcaagattttttttattacttagccaaggaaatatatatattagcacTTCATAAATTTAGTTGAGTCACCAAATACACACCCAAATGTATGATATTTGGTACAACACATAGTTGGTTAGATGCAAGTCACATTTTGCCCCCTTTATGGTAATCTATTAATAATCCCAACCACAAGGGCATTTTACATGATAAAATAGAGAGGTAGAAAGAGATCCAGGCAAAAGAATTTCCACATCAGTTGTCTTACTAGCATATAGTAGTGCCTATTACTGTTCTCCGCTCAGTCTCCTAAAATAATGTTTCCCATGAGAATTAACTTAGTCTTAAAAGAACGAAAGAGAACATTAAGTATGTATGAATGTTTTCAGCTTGTGtactaggtctagtaaccaaaaacaaccaatcacattgttGCTTTCAAACAAGATATCAGTAGTTGCTACCTACTGGCTGGTCAGCCTGATGCAAACCCTGCAGCTTTTATTATATCaaccctgtaaaaaaaaaccctgtaaaaAATTCCAGATACTGCTGCGAAATGTATACATTATAgtgtatacattatatttatatattataaatgtatactATAGAAAGAAAAGTAGTTCTGCTGGGCTATCTGAAATGAACTGAAAAAGTGTAGtggaggtgaactacccctttaacagctGATCACTGATCATATTCTTTGCTGAGCTGCATTCATTTGGAGGGaccaaaaatattaaatattattctcACCTCTTTTACCCCTTTATAAACCTCAAGTACCCGGGGGTCCAACTGTGGCATTGGCCGTCCAGAGACCTCTGACATCATAGTTTCTACCTCTGTTTGCTTCTCTGTGATCTTTTCCATAATTATATCAGCTAGAGTGCGTCTGAAATACAGGGAATATTTCTATAACATGGTTGAAGGACACAGATATTCCATCCACACATTGATATCAAATACAATTTATGCCACAGACTTTGCTGCATGAGTACATTTGTGGTCTATATGGCATAGGGTCTCGATACACTGGCAAGAATGACAACCTATCACAAAAGAAGGAGTAACCATAGGTGTTCTATTAGATCCGCACTGAGCAGGTTGAACAACTTAAGTGATTCTGTAAGCAAAGTAGATTTTTTTGTGGGTGTCCTAGGGGCCTAAATGAACAACTGCTGTTATCAGTATTGGAGTGACCTTTAAGTTTTTTATttccattagttttttttttttttgattggaGGCGCTATGTTGCAAAtcatgtaatttggatctccacttTATGGGAAATGCATATCATATATGATTTCCTCATGCTGTTTGCCATATATGGTTCCAAATTTCGAGATAACGAATTCCTTGCCCCACATACCCGATATACATGGATGATGataagcaaaaataaagaatttatacTCACGtaaattcctttttctcagtcCCGAAGGCAGCACTTACTTAGAGAGATGTCATACCTAGGGTAGGAAAAACACTACCTTCTCCAAATAAATTATTCCGCCCCCTTTACCCAAAAAACCTCTTCCCTCCACCAACCTTCAGTGATTTCTCAAGCAATAAAACACAACACAATGCTGCTAAATTATTTACTAAGGGAGGAATATTGTGCTGCCttcgggactgagggaaaaggaatttacgtGAGTATAAATTCTTTGTTTCCTTcacgtcccttggcagcacttactTAGAGAGTTGAGTAGCAGTAATCAAGGGGGGAAACTTTACAACCAGAAAGGAGAACTGTATTTGCAAAAGCCACTTCCCCAGGAGTACTCATATTTACACGGTAATGGTCTGCAAAAGTCGCCTCCAAGTTCTGCCTGCGAAGCAGACACTGCCCTTGTAGAATGTGCTCTGAGATCCACTGGAACTGGTCTTCCTGAAGAAGAATATGCAATAGAAATCGCAAGCTTTATCCACTTGGCAATGGCAAATTTAGAAGTGACCTTGCCCTTGTTAATAGGGTCCTTGTGGCTGGTCGCAATTAAGGCTCCTATGTCATCTACTGGTAAAAATTCCTCCGAATCCGAAATTTCTCCTTCCTCTGAGTCAGAATCAAATTTACACTTTGGTCTTCTGATATTTCCCTTGGGGGAAGGAATTTCAATCTTCATAAAAAGACCCCTCAGCTTGCAGCGATTCTTTAGGCTTCTGCTGACTGAATGATTCAAAGGCGTGAAGCATAGCCCCCtgttttttaaatcctttttagAGCAGTGTCAGCCATtgctaaaacaataataaaaagagTGCCTCCGTGTCAGGGatacaaaaaaacaatatctAAAAGCATCATAAAGATGCGTACTTACAGGCAGAGATGGAGCGTTTTACTCATGTGGACAGGCAGTAGGAGTAAACCCAGGAGCAGCTACGCGCCGCCACAACCACCGGCTTAAGAACCAGCCTTCCAGATGTGACACCCTGCGTTACACCACTCTATGCGTTCCATCTGCCTCACGTCTGCGTTCCACCTACGCAGCGTGGCATGAGTTAATGACGTCACCGCCGGCGCCTCCAAGAAACATGCGGCAACTCCAGGACACTTACAAGCGTGCCCAACACTCGCTTAAGGAAGGCACAATCGTTCGATTGGCGACCCATATTAAGCCCTCCTGGGCTTCAGCGTAAGGGTACTCCAATTACCACATCAAAGGGGGCACACTCGTCTGAATGACGCCCTGGACTTATGCAGCATCTGGGGGCACGGTCGTCTGACAGGTGCCCAGGCAAAGTTTTACGGTGTAATCCTTccggtagaaaaaaaaacactgaaggtTGGTGGAGGGAAGAGGGTTTTATGGGTAAAGGGGGCGGAATAATTTATTGGAGAAGGCGGTGTTTTTCctaccctagggggctgatttactaagacacgatttcgaatctgaattggaaacgaacattttgctactttttcgtattttttgcgatttttttcggcgtctttacgatttttgcgtaaaaacgcgagtttttcggcgtctttgcgaaagttgcgcaaagtcgcgatttttttgtagcgttaacacttgcgcgcaaagtcgcgcctttttcgtagcgttaaaacttaaaaggcgcaagttttaacgctacgaaaaaatcgcgactttgcgcaactttcgtaatgacgccgaaaaactcgcgtttttacgcaaaaatcgtaaagacgccgaaaaaatcgcaaaattaccgatcattacgaaaaaaacgcaatcggacgcattcagcccgttcgtgggttagtaaatgtgcccctaggtatgaCGTTTCTCTAAGTAAGTTCTGCCAAGGGACGTGAAATAGGGCATTAAAAATGGATAGACACATTTTTTTCGAATAGTAACAACCAGAACAATGGaattaataacaaaaataaaaatggagagaAAAATAATTCACCAAAGTGGGCCAATAATTAGATTTTTTGTTCCTAGATCAATCACTATTATAAAGACAAACACTGGAATATTTTAAAAGCTGATCCTTATTTGGACTTGATTTTTGGGTAAAAGCCTAAAATAGCTTTTCGCAAGGCCATATCTACTAAAAATGATCTAGCTCCTAGTCAACTAAAAACAAATGAATTGAATAGTGTATCCCTTGAGGGTAATTTTATATGTAACAGCAAAAGGTTACTCACATGTGGAGTTCTAGGTAATAATTTTGATACCTTTAAATCTAAAGTGAATAACAAGGAATTTAAGATCAAACACTTGATTAATTGCAACAAAAAAGGTGTGTGGCCTACAATACATTGGCCAAACCAAAAGACCCCTGAAGGACAGATTTAGGGAAATATCCTTTACAGTGATAAAAGTTATCTAAACACATTCTtgaaatccataatggagatCTAACTGGTTTAAAGGTATGAGGAATTGACAGAACATAAAGTTTTACTTCTGAGGAAGATTAAGGAATAAGGAAAATTATTGGATTTACAAACTACAAACCTTGTTTCCAAAAGGTCTCAATGAATTAGCTGATTTTGTG
This sequence is a window from Xenopus tropicalis strain Nigerian chromosome 2, UCB_Xtro_10.0, whole genome shotgun sequence. Protein-coding genes within it:
- the bysl gene encoding bystin codes for the protein MPKHKNSRGAASRLLPLADQIEQEGEIRPSFRNKRKGKPTDDAEDDGYVDEKLSRRILEQARIQQEELEAEYSLGNVTPKERTTVLDSKNRAEGSDSEDDEWPSLEKAASLEKGTLNEEVQINPEDEKAMEMFMNKNPPLRRTLADIIMEKITEKQTEVETMMSEVSGRPMPQLDPRVLEVYKGVKEVLSSYRSGKLPKAFKIVPALSNWEQILYITEPETWTAAAMYQATRIFSSNLSERMAQRYYNLVLLPRVRDDIAEYKRLNFHLYMALKKALFKPGAWFKGILIPLCESGTCTLREAVIIGSIITKCSIPVLHSSAAMLKIAEMEYNGANSIFLRLLIDKKYALPFRVLDALVFHFLAFRSDKRTLPVLWHQSLLTLCQRYKDDMSSEQKEALLDLLRIHTHPQISNEIRRELANSKSRDAEVPVAMD